One Streptosporangium sp. NBC_01495 DNA window includes the following coding sequences:
- a CDS encoding DUF6395 domain-containing protein gives MRVAWTADGGTWHLVFRLDPEDDVTGFCADGQPLKLATNTFRAELPRAPRDIHPDLLALAAWTVIAPWTRRRVTFDRPISPELAGAIGDGWGVQAGPTGPTATQARSGGRLAISYSGGADSVAVAAMLPDAPFVHFQRVSHPRVPNRWTHYRSDVLASLAGKTGRELTVVRSDLEFTLAEPRPGYPEHHAVAVGALLMADELDLGGLAFGYELGSRWLGGARYIHRYTPDNLMWAPHGAWGRAFAAAGLHIVLPVGGVSEAVTMRLALGSELRGQLRWCLRGVGGPCGTCGKCLYKELIQAAVERRPLRTTITEGRPVARKWQRPPPYGGQEMIEYGCARVPGIEDTVFAAAARHLRATESSTAWLDRCYPPAVAEIPEPWRKQVHDFVDGEIGFMSEDEARRVETWGMA, from the coding sequence GTGAGAGTGGCCTGGACGGCCGACGGCGGCACCTGGCACCTGGTGTTCCGGCTGGACCCCGAGGACGACGTCACCGGCTTCTGCGCGGACGGCCAGCCGCTGAAGCTGGCCACGAACACCTTCAGGGCCGAGCTGCCGCGGGCACCGCGTGACATCCACCCCGACCTGCTCGCCCTCGCCGCGTGGACCGTGATCGCGCCGTGGACCCGGCGCCGCGTCACCTTCGACCGGCCGATCTCGCCGGAGCTCGCCGGGGCGATCGGCGACGGCTGGGGGGTCCAGGCCGGTCCCACCGGTCCTACCGCAACACAGGCGCGGTCCGGCGGCAGGCTGGCGATCTCCTACAGTGGCGGGGCCGACTCGGTCGCCGTGGCCGCGATGCTGCCCGACGCGCCGTTCGTGCACTTCCAGCGGGTCTCCCACCCGCGCGTGCCCAACCGGTGGACCCACTACCGCTCCGACGTCCTGGCCTCGCTGGCCGGGAAGACCGGCCGCGAGCTGACCGTCGTCCGCTCCGACCTGGAGTTCACCCTCGCCGAGCCCCGGCCCGGCTACCCCGAGCACCACGCGGTCGCCGTGGGCGCGCTGCTGATGGCCGACGAGCTCGACCTGGGAGGCCTGGCCTTCGGCTACGAGCTGGGGTCGCGCTGGCTGGGGGGCGCCCGCTACATACACCGCTACACGCCCGACAACCTGATGTGGGCCCCGCACGGCGCCTGGGGGCGGGCGTTCGCCGCCGCCGGGCTGCACATCGTGCTTCCGGTGGGCGGGGTGAGCGAGGCCGTCACGATGCGGCTCGCCCTCGGCTCCGAGCTGCGCGGGCAGCTCCGCTGGTGCCTGCGCGGGGTGGGCGGCCCCTGCGGGACCTGCGGCAAGTGCCTGTACAAGGAGCTCATCCAGGCCGCCGTCGAGCGCCGCCCGCTTCGCACCACGATCACCGAGGGCCGCCCGGTCGCCCGCAAGTGGCAGCGGCCGCCCCCGTACGGGGGCCAGGAGATGATCGAGTACGGCTGCGCCCGGGTGCCCGGCATCGAGGACACGGTCTTCGCCGCGGCGGCGCGGCACCTTCGCGCGACCGAGTCCTCCACCGCCTGGCTGGACCGCTGCTACCCGCCCGCGGTCGCGGAGATTCCCGAACCGTGGCGCAAGCAGGTTCACGACTTCGTGGACGGGGAGATCGGTTTCATGAGCGAGGACGAGGCGCGTCGCGTCGAGACATGGGGGATGGCGTGA
- a CDS encoding M55 family metallopeptidase, producing the protein MGDGVKVYVSVDMEGVTGLTDPEEMHAGGRGYERGCELMTGDANAVVEGVFDAGATAVRVNDAHGSTKNLRIDLLDERATLLRGPGKPLRMGQGLDASYRAACFAGYHARAGVQHGVLNHTWMGKEIHNIYLNGEVCGETRLVASFAGTLGVPVVLVTGDEAVCEEARELLGDVETVAVKKGIDRFAAELLPPAVAHARIREAAARALDRVADFRLCAPEPPFTLGVEWNSTAIAAGCAIIPGVTAAGPRHTEFTTDDFSQIMALLGIFATIGGHIACSSGAYG; encoded by the coding sequence ATGGGGGATGGCGTGAAGGTCTACGTCTCGGTCGACATGGAAGGTGTCACCGGACTGACCGACCCCGAGGAGATGCACGCCGGGGGCCGGGGCTACGAGCGCGGCTGCGAGCTGATGACCGGCGACGCCAACGCGGTCGTCGAGGGGGTGTTCGACGCCGGAGCCACCGCCGTGCGCGTCAACGACGCCCACGGCTCGACCAAGAACCTCAGGATCGACCTGCTCGACGAGCGGGCGACCCTGCTGCGGGGGCCGGGCAAGCCGCTGCGGATGGGACAGGGGCTCGACGCGAGCTACCGGGCGGCCTGCTTCGCCGGTTACCACGCGCGGGCCGGTGTCCAGCACGGCGTGCTCAACCACACCTGGATGGGCAAGGAGATCCACAACATCTACCTCAACGGCGAGGTCTGCGGGGAGACCCGTCTCGTCGCCTCCTTCGCCGGGACGCTCGGCGTGCCGGTGGTCCTGGTGACCGGGGACGAGGCCGTCTGCGAGGAGGCCAGGGAGCTGCTCGGCGACGTGGAGACCGTCGCGGTAAAGAAGGGCATCGACAGGTTCGCCGCCGAGCTCCTGCCGCCCGCCGTCGCCCACGCCCGGATCCGCGAGGCCGCGGCCCGCGCGCTCGACCGGGTGGCCGACTTCCGCCTCTGCGCCCCCGAGCCGCCGTTCACCCTCGGCGTCGAGTGGAACTCCACCGCCATCGCCGCAGGATGCGCGATCATCCCCGGCGTGACGGCCGCGGGCCCCCGGCACACGGAGTTCACCACCGACGACTTCTCGCAGATCATGGCCCTCCTGGGGATCTTCGCCACGATCGGCGGCCATATCGCCTGCTCCAGCGGCGCGTACGGCTGA
- a CDS encoding flavin monoamine oxidase family protein — MSDETGPARPDASSTAATAAETVSAERVPATGAGLTRRALLVGVGAAGGAGAMFAAMGALGLAPESQDRDFTPPRRSDFSLTGRGAAKVVVLGAGIAGLTCAYELGKAGYDCTVLEASGRVGGRNLTLRAGDRLDELGGETQTVAFEEGIYFNAGAARIAPWMVTMDYCRELGVPVEIFVNNNASAYVYTRGMTAPLRARAARADLYGYVAELLAKASNAGALNRRLTADDRERLAEFLRRFGDLGPDLAYRRDSRRRGFETYPGVGEGVSVGAASSLRDVLAAGTGRYVTMDFGYDQVMPMFQPVGGMDTITVALADAVGRDRIRTGTPVTGIRNLPDGVEVTHRGGVVRADYCVATLPPHLFARLPHNLGTPVTAALRTPVPVSAGKIGLEYGRRWWEIDDRIYGGASETDLDITHIWYPSHGYHSGGGLVVGYYNVEENAEAYTGLSHRERRNRALTQGKKIHGEKYRAELRSSVSIAWRRQPYIEGGWASWPSFDDAFALLQRPAGRVYFAGDWLTHLTAWQAGAMESARRAVTDLHRRVLQATS, encoded by the coding sequence ATGAGTGACGAGACGGGCCCCGCGCGGCCCGACGCCTCCTCCACGGCGGCCACCGCCGCCGAGACCGTATCCGCCGAGAGGGTGCCCGCCACGGGAGCGGGCCTGACGCGCAGGGCGCTGCTGGTCGGCGTGGGCGCGGCCGGGGGCGCCGGGGCGATGTTCGCGGCCATGGGCGCGCTCGGTCTCGCCCCCGAGTCCCAGGACAGGGACTTCACACCCCCGCGGCGCTCCGACTTCTCCCTCACCGGCAGGGGAGCGGCCAAGGTGGTCGTCCTCGGCGCGGGCATCGCCGGGCTCACCTGCGCCTACGAGCTGGGCAAGGCCGGGTACGACTGCACGGTCCTGGAGGCGTCCGGCCGGGTGGGCGGCAGGAACCTCACGCTGCGCGCGGGCGACCGGCTGGACGAGCTGGGCGGTGAGACGCAGACCGTGGCGTTCGAGGAGGGGATCTACTTCAACGCGGGGGCCGCGCGGATCGCGCCCTGGATGGTCACCATGGACTACTGCCGCGAGCTGGGCGTACCCGTCGAGATCTTCGTCAACAACAACGCCTCGGCGTACGTCTACACGCGGGGCATGACCGCCCCGCTCCGGGCGCGCGCGGCCCGCGCGGACCTGTACGGCTATGTCGCGGAGCTGCTGGCCAAGGCGAGCAACGCGGGCGCGCTGAACCGCCGTCTCACCGCGGACGACCGCGAGCGGCTGGCGGAGTTCCTGCGGCGTTTCGGCGATCTCGGCCCCGACCTCGCCTACCGGCGGGACTCCAGGCGGCGGGGGTTCGAGACCTACCCCGGGGTGGGCGAGGGCGTCTCCGTGGGCGCGGCCTCCTCGCTGCGCGACGTGCTCGCCGCGGGCACCGGCAGGTACGTCACCATGGACTTCGGCTACGACCAGGTCATGCCCATGTTCCAGCCGGTGGGCGGCATGGACACGATCACCGTCGCGCTCGCCGACGCGGTCGGCCGCGACCGGATCAGGACGGGCACGCCGGTCACCGGGATCAGGAACCTGCCCGACGGCGTGGAGGTCACCCACCGGGGCGGCGTCGTCCGCGCCGACTACTGCGTCGCGACCCTGCCGCCCCACCTGTTCGCGCGCCTGCCGCACAACCTCGGCACCCCGGTCACCGCCGCGCTCCGCACGCCCGTACCCGTCTCCGCCGGCAAGATCGGGCTGGAGTACGGGAGGCGCTGGTGGGAGATCGACGACCGCATCTACGGGGGCGCCAGCGAGACGGACCTGGACATCACCCACATCTGGTACCCCTCTCACGGCTACCACTCCGGGGGCGGCCTGGTGGTCGGCTACTACAACGTCGAGGAGAACGCTGAGGCGTACACCGGTCTCTCCCACCGTGAGCGACGGAACCGCGCGCTCACCCAGGGCAAGAAGATCCACGGTGAGAAGTACCGTGCCGAGCTGCGTTCCAGCGTCTCGATCGCCTGGCGGCGCCAGCCGTACATCGAGGGCGGCTGGGCGAGCTGGCCCTCCTTCGACGACGCCTTCGCCCTGCTGCAGCGCCCGGCGGGCCGGGTCTACTTCGCCGGAGACTGGCTCACGCACCTGACCGCCTGGCAGGCCGGCGCCATGGAGTCCGCGAGGAGGGCGGTCACCGATCTGCACCGCCGGGTGCTCCAGGCGACCTCCTGA
- a CDS encoding YbaK/EbsC family protein: protein MAIGTLDWTSAAERPDLLAEPVARAIGGLAGLGGLDGAGGLDGVGVGGVGGVTVAEIDPELADTAAFCERYGVSMGESANCVIVAARRAGETRYAACMVLATTRADVNGVIRRHLDARKISFASMDDAVTLTGMEYGGITPLGLPEDWPVLVDEAVAAHPGVVIGSGVRRSKLAVAGSLLAGLKTAQVLHLAN from the coding sequence ATGGCGATCGGGACGTTGGACTGGACGAGTGCCGCGGAGCGGCCGGACCTGCTGGCCGAGCCGGTGGCGCGGGCCATCGGCGGGCTCGCCGGGCTCGGCGGGCTTGACGGGGCCGGCGGGCTTGACGGGGTCGGCGTCGGCGGGGTCGGCGGGGTCACAGTCGCCGAGATCGACCCGGAGCTGGCCGACACGGCGGCCTTCTGCGAGCGCTACGGCGTGAGCATGGGCGAGTCGGCCAACTGCGTGATCGTGGCGGCCAGGCGCGCGGGGGAGACCCGCTACGCGGCGTGCATGGTGCTCGCCACCACGAGGGCCGACGTCAACGGGGTGATCCGGCGCCACCTGGACGCGCGGAAGATCTCGTTCGCGTCGATGGACGACGCGGTCACGCTGACCGGCATGGAGTACGGCGGGATCACCCCGCTCGGGCTGCCCGAGGACTGGCCGGTGCTCGTCGACGAGGCGGTGGCGGCCCACCCGGGGGTCGTGATCGGCAGCGGCGTCCGCCGCTCCAAACTGGCCGTGGCCGGTTCCCTGCTGGCCGGGTTGAAGACGGCGCAGGTTCTCCACCTGGCGAACTGA
- a CDS encoding serine/threonine-protein kinase codes for MNQDDRLGPYRLLRRLGEGGMGVVHLAVDPQGRQVAVKVLRAEVAGDDVARRRLSREVETMRRVRSEYIAEVLDADVTGHRPYIVTRYVAGRPLDEVIKQDGPMELPALLRVAHGVASALAAVHSVGVIHRDLKPGNVLILDGEPVLIDFGIAQAVDATRLTQTGMFIGTPGYLAPEIIEGHEAGPEVDVHAWAGTLVFAATGLPPFGKGTLEMIFYNITAGKANVDAVPQALQPVLRAALQRDPARRPAAAELAAQVGRLLPGSGRPRVPDEIATVAEFDDPAPGSRGPGSPGAFGHGASGTSGRPGAFGDHGARSGQGDQPGQGVPGRQVAQGGQGPTGSGVPAPYVHGRQGAAVDEPGDVPTPVASRPAVQQPTPWPPVPAAQPHEYVSLLGEEQSDPWPTRRVTPEELRQAAAAQQAAYDLPTGMLAPEDVPTRTPGAVPGPVPGPSTPAAVRDQGATAPVSDGDIPTQRVRPQDLQEYIRQYTNQPGQPGQPGQPGQPGQPGQHGQQAQHGQQAQHGQQAQHGQQAQHGQLGRQAQPGQQGQQGRSPQSGGPPPPPYPQRQAPPDQQQTPHVRTPTPPPYPYPHPQPQQPSQHAQQPQQPVPAALHPGQRPGHALQRSKAYGVASVLMLVIMTVAAVVAPVIVAALAIPVAILLRAADIAQPALNARRAAGEAAADVFRVLGQPAALLKSIGITIALVPYALILGLPVTLLLTVLVGSMPETNALSWGVAVALWTVCAGPGVEGPSRQMRRTLASLLPSRGAAIIAVAGLAAVAALMVFLAIGTVGDTARQAVWTPVDVETVKQELTDLRKKAA; via the coding sequence ATGAATCAGGACGACCGATTGGGCCCTTACCGGCTGCTGCGGCGGCTCGGTGAGGGCGGTATGGGCGTGGTCCACCTAGCCGTCGACCCGCAGGGCCGGCAGGTGGCGGTGAAGGTCCTCCGCGCGGAGGTGGCGGGCGACGACGTCGCGCGCCGCCGTCTTTCGCGCGAGGTCGAGACGATGCGGCGGGTGCGCAGCGAGTACATCGCGGAGGTCCTCGACGCCGACGTGACCGGTCACCGCCCCTACATCGTGACGCGGTACGTCGCGGGCAGGCCGCTGGACGAGGTCATCAAGCAGGACGGCCCCATGGAGCTGCCCGCGCTGCTGCGGGTCGCGCACGGGGTGGCGTCGGCGCTGGCCGCCGTCCACTCGGTCGGGGTGATCCACCGCGACCTCAAGCCCGGCAACGTCCTCATCCTGGACGGCGAGCCGGTCCTCATCGACTTCGGCATCGCGCAGGCCGTCGACGCCACCCGGCTCACCCAGACCGGCATGTTCATCGGCACCCCCGGCTACCTCGCCCCCGAGATCATCGAGGGGCACGAGGCCGGGCCCGAGGTCGACGTGCACGCCTGGGCGGGGACCCTGGTCTTCGCCGCCACCGGCCTGCCGCCCTTCGGCAAGGGCACGCTGGAGATGATCTTCTACAACATCACCGCGGGCAAGGCGAACGTCGACGCCGTCCCCCAGGCGCTCCAGCCGGTCCTGCGGGCCGCCCTCCAGCGCGACCCGGCCAGGCGGCCCGCCGCCGCCGAGCTGGCGGCGCAGGTGGGACGGCTGCTGCCCGGCTCCGGCAGGCCCCGGGTGCCCGACGAGATCGCCACGGTCGCGGAGTTCGACGACCCCGCCCCGGGCTCCCGCGGTCCCGGATCCCCGGGTGCCTTCGGCCACGGCGCCTCGGGCACGTCCGGCCGTCCCGGCGCCTTCGGCGACCACGGCGCGCGGTCCGGCCAGGGCGACCAGCCGGGCCAGGGCGTTCCCGGCCGTCAGGTGGCCCAGGGAGGCCAGGGGCCCACCGGATCCGGTGTTCCGGCCCCGTACGTCCACGGCCGCCAAGGTGCCGCGGTCGACGAGCCCGGCGACGTGCCGACCCCGGTGGCGTCGCGCCCCGCGGTCCAGCAGCCCACCCCCTGGCCTCCCGTCCCCGCGGCCCAGCCCCACGAGTACGTCTCGCTGCTCGGCGAGGAGCAGTCCGACCCGTGGCCCACCCGCCGGGTGACGCCCGAGGAGCTGCGCCAGGCCGCGGCGGCCCAGCAGGCCGCGTACGACCTGCCCACCGGCATGCTCGCCCCCGAGGACGTTCCCACCCGCACCCCGGGTGCCGTCCCCGGTCCGGTGCCCGGTCCGTCCACCCCCGCCGCCGTCCGCGACCAGGGCGCCACCGCGCCGGTCTCCGACGGGGACATCCCCACGCAGCGGGTCCGCCCCCAGGACCTGCAGGAATACATCCGCCAGTACACCAACCAGCCGGGCCAGCCGGGCCAGCCGGGGCAGCCGGGGCAGCCGGGGCAGCCGGGCCAGCACGGTCAGCAGGCCCAGCACGGTCAGCAGGCCCAGCACGGTCAGCAGGCCCAGCACGGTCAGCAGGCCCAGCACGGTCAGCTCGGCCGGCAGGCTCAGCCGGGTCAGCAGGGTCAGCAGGGCCGGTCACCGCAGTCGGGTGGCCCGCCCCCGCCGCCCTACCCGCAGCGGCAGGCCCCGCCCGACCAGCAGCAGACCCCGCACGTCCGCACCCCCACACCGCCGCCCTACCCCTACCCGCACCCCCAGCCGCAGCAGCCCTCCCAGCACGCCCAGCAGCCGCAGCAGCCCGTGCCGGCGGCGCTCCACCCCGGCCAGCGTCCGGGTCACGCGTTGCAGCGTTCCAAGGCGTACGGGGTGGCGAGCGTGCTGATGCTGGTCATCATGACGGTCGCGGCGGTCGTCGCCCCGGTGATCGTCGCCGCGCTGGCGATCCCGGTGGCGATCCTGCTGCGCGCCGCCGACATCGCCCAGCCGGCGCTCAACGCCAGAAGGGCCGCGGGCGAGGCGGCGGCCGACGTCTTCCGGGTGCTCGGCCAGCCGGCCGCGCTCCTGAAGTCGATCGGCATCACCATCGCCCTCGTGCCCTACGCGCTGATCCTCGGCCTGCCGGTGACGCTCCTGCTCACGGTGCTGGTCGGGAGCATGCCGGAGACCAACGCGCTGAGCTGGGGCGTGGCCGTCGCGCTCTGGACCGTCTGCGCCGGACCCGGCGTCGAGGGCCCCAGCCGACAGATGCGACGTACGCTGGCATCACTGCTGCCGTCGCGCGGCGCGGCCATCATCGCCGTCGCGGGGCTGGCGGCGGTGGCGGCGCTGATGGTCTTCCTGGCGATCGGCACCGTGGGAGACACGGCACGACAGGCGGTGTGGACACCGGTCGACGTCGAAACGGTGAAGCAGGAACTGACGGACCTACGAAAGAAGGCGGCGTGA
- a CDS encoding serine/threonine-protein kinase, whose amino-acid sequence MTGDTRAPESLGPYRLLRKIGEGGMGVVHLGLDEDGREVAVKVLHPHVAADLKARDRLTREVETMRRVRSQHVAEVLDAELTAKQPYIVTRFAPGRTLEETVLEDGPLPADEVIRLAQGMCAALVAIHAADVIHRDFKPSNVMIVNGDPLVIDFGIAHLVNATRLTQTGMFVGTPGYLAPEIIRDSEITQAADVHALASTVFFGATGKPPFGTGSFEVVCFNIMEGRANVDLAPAWLRGWLRRALAVDPAARPSATELHRMARALDPRVTAFQETPPTAVLDSGTKVLNADGTRILDGQTQSQSQSQSPAAPSSPPRNGTRALPQDGGYSDLLPPVEYAKPERRERRPRQDQGQASGATAPPPYVPAPKPPPYVPAPPSAQARAAAPPPFADQRVAGYPAPPPTGQARPYPPPVQARREAPTQDRSAPAPRTPPQERYRAAHPLASVLLLTILVALACVLPVVVSVFALAAALCLRVGEHLFGDLAQRRSIRGSSASDPLLAVLGTPWALIRSAFGTLVTGLLSAMFGMCVWGFLVYAGDMNKNFAAAYAAGAFVAGLFVLPGGGKPRKAVARTLSGVIRSPGAGMVTTIVLGTLAFFAVMAAFSVVPSFSPWRNPTDVVDSLTAQWRQSANEGAMGALDLVGGLFDNLMNSLGLGFLTFWK is encoded by the coding sequence ATGACCGGGGACACGCGGGCACCCGAGAGCCTGGGCCCGTACCGCCTGCTCAGGAAGATCGGCGAGGGCGGCATGGGCGTCGTCCACCTCGGGCTCGACGAGGACGGGCGCGAGGTGGCCGTCAAGGTCCTGCACCCGCACGTGGCCGCCGACCTCAAGGCACGCGACCGGCTCACCCGCGAGGTGGAGACCATGCGGCGGGTGCGCAGCCAGCACGTCGCCGAGGTGCTCGACGCCGAGCTGACCGCCAAGCAGCCCTACATCGTGACCCGGTTCGCCCCGGGCCGCACGCTGGAGGAGACCGTCCTCGAGGACGGCCCGCTCCCCGCCGACGAGGTCATCCGGCTGGCGCAGGGCATGTGCGCGGCGCTGGTGGCCATCCACGCCGCCGACGTCATCCACCGCGACTTCAAGCCGTCCAACGTGATGATCGTCAACGGTGACCCGCTGGTCATCGACTTCGGCATCGCGCACCTGGTCAACGCGACCCGGCTCACCCAGACCGGCATGTTCGTCGGCACCCCCGGCTACCTCGCCCCGGAGATCATCCGCGATTCCGAGATCACCCAGGCGGCCGACGTGCACGCGCTGGCCTCGACGGTCTTCTTCGGCGCGACCGGCAAGCCGCCGTTCGGCACGGGCAGCTTCGAGGTCGTCTGCTTCAACATCATGGAGGGCCGGGCCAACGTCGACCTAGCCCCCGCGTGGCTGCGGGGCTGGTTGCGGCGGGCCCTCGCCGTCGACCCCGCCGCCCGGCCGTCCGCGACGGAGCTGCACCGGATGGCCCGCGCCCTCGACCCGAGGGTGACGGCCTTCCAGGAGACGCCGCCCACCGCCGTCCTCGACAGCGGGACGAAGGTCCTCAACGCCGACGGCACCAGGATCCTGGACGGTCAGACCCAGTCCCAGTCCCAGTCCCAGTCCCCGGCCGCGCCGTCCTCGCCGCCCCGGAACGGCACCCGCGCGCTGCCGCAGGACGGCGGTTACTCCGACCTGCTCCCGCCGGTCGAGTACGCCAAGCCCGAGCGGCGCGAGCGCAGGCCCAGGCAGGATCAGGGCCAGGCGTCCGGCGCGACGGCCCCGCCCCCGTACGTCCCGGCTCCCAAGCCGCCGCCCTACGTCCCCGCGCCGCCCTCGGCGCAGGCCAGGGCCGCGGCCCCGCCGCCCTTCGCCGACCAGCGGGTGGCCGGATATCCGGCGCCGCCGCCCACCGGCCAGGCGCGGCCCTACCCGCCGCCGGTCCAGGCACGGCGTGAGGCCCCCACCCAGGACCGGTCCGCGCCCGCGCCCCGCACCCCTCCGCAGGAGCGCTACCGCGCCGCCCACCCGCTGGCCTCGGTGCTGCTGCTGACGATCCTGGTGGCGCTGGCCTGCGTGCTGCCGGTGGTGGTGAGCGTGTTCGCGCTGGCCGCCGCACTCTGCCTGCGGGTGGGCGAGCACCTCTTCGGAGACCTGGCCCAGCGCCGCTCCATCCGGGGCAGCAGCGCCAGCGACCCCCTGCTCGCGGTGCTCGGCACCCCCTGGGCGCTGATCAGGTCCGCGTTCGGGACGCTGGTCACCGGGTTGCTGTCCGCGATGTTCGGCATGTGCGTGTGGGGGTTCCTCGTCTACGCCGGGGACATGAACAAGAACTTCGCGGCCGCCTACGCCGCGGGTGCCTTCGTGGCCGGGCTGTTCGTCCTGCCCGGCGGCGGCAAGCCCCGCAAGGCCGTCGCCCGCACGCTGAGCGGGGTCATCCGGAGTCCCGGTGCGGGCATGGTGACCACGATCGTGCTGGGTACGCTGGCGTTCTTCGCGGTGATGGCGGCGTTCAGCGTGGTCCCGTCCTTCTCCCCGTGGCGCAACCCGACCGATGTCGTCGACAGCCTCACCGCGCAGTGGCGGCAGTCGGCGAACGAGGGAGCGATGGGCGCGCTCGACCTCGTCGGCGGGCTCTTCGACAACCTGATGAACAGTCTCGGCCTGGGATTCCTGACATTCTGGAAGTAA
- a CDS encoding serine/threonine-protein kinase has protein sequence MVAADGERLGPYRLLSRLGAGGFGEVHLALDPEGRTVAVKILHPHVAADETALTRLSREVETMRLVQGPRVAEVLDASLEGARPYLVTRYVQGRPLGAVVAADGPVLGDALVRLARGLAEALATVHAAGVVHRDLKPANVILTDGEPVVIDFGIASALDSPSVTASGAVLGTPGYLAPEVLEGAEAGSEADVFAFGATLAYASTGRHPYGTGPASAIGYRVVHHPPDLDGVPEWLEPTLGECLLRDPAARPPADRIVAWLGGTPVARPTVPRRDAADAGRIAQAEGARRRPAAFRDPPPFAKADLPDAGPFPEPRPQDIPVPRSRPPQDAADTGMQDLGTREWRPGQPRPPAGRPSPEEARERRRAVLHRRWVVGTGLLVSLAAATAREPLPEVALLLLTGYGSVMLVDAGIALFAHRNRGRMILDLAAGAGAVALGAVLSTFFSTFTLALVLGTVVFVLVGILVAG, from the coding sequence ATGGTTGCGGCGGACGGTGAACGCCTTGGCCCCTACCGCCTGCTGTCGAGACTGGGCGCCGGAGGTTTCGGCGAGGTCCACCTGGCGCTGGACCCCGAGGGGCGCACGGTGGCGGTCAAGATCCTGCATCCCCATGTCGCGGCGGACGAGACGGCCCTGACCAGGCTGTCCCGCGAGGTCGAGACCATGCGGCTGGTCCAGGGCCCGCGTGTCGCCGAGGTCCTGGACGCCTCCCTGGAGGGGGCCCGCCCCTATCTGGTCACCCGTTACGTGCAGGGCCGCCCGCTCGGCGCGGTGGTCGCCGCCGACGGGCCGGTCCTCGGCGACGCTCTCGTGCGGCTGGCGCGCGGCCTGGCCGAGGCCCTGGCCACCGTGCACGCCGCCGGGGTGGTGCACCGCGACCTCAAGCCCGCCAACGTGATCCTGACCGACGGCGAGCCGGTCGTCATCGACTTCGGCATCGCCTCCGCGCTCGACTCGCCCTCGGTCACCGCCTCGGGGGCCGTGCTCGGCACGCCCGGCTACCTGGCGCCCGAGGTGCTGGAGGGTGCGGAGGCCGGTTCCGAGGCCGACGTCTTCGCCTTCGGGGCGACGCTGGCGTACGCGTCCACGGGACGGCACCCCTACGGCACCGGCCCGGCGTCGGCGATCGGCTACCGCGTCGTCCATCACCCTCCCGACCTCGACGGCGTTCCCGAATGGCTGGAGCCGACGCTCGGCGAGTGCCTGCTGCGCGATCCCGCCGCCCGGCCGCCCGCGGACAGGATCGTGGCGTGGCTGGGCGGCACCCCCGTCGCACGGCCGACCGTGCCCCGCCGCGACGCCGCCGACGCCGGGAGGATCGCCCAGGCCGAGGGCGCACGGCGTCGGCCGGCCGCGTTCCGCGACCCCCCGCCGTTCGCGAAAGCGGACCTTCCGGATGCCGGGCCGTTCCCGGAACCCCGGCCCCAGGACATCCCGGTGCCGAGGAGCAGGCCGCCCCAGGACGCCGCGGACACCGGGATGCAGGATCTCGGCACCCGGGAGTGGCGGCCGGGGCAGCCGCGCCCGCCGGCGGGCAGGCCCTCGCCCGAGGAGGCCCGCGAGCGCCGCAGGGCCGTCCTGCACCGCCGCTGGGTCGTCGGCACCGGCCTGCTCGTCTCCCTGGCGGCCGCGACCGCGAGGGAGCCGCTGCCCGAGGTGGCGCTGCTGCTGCTGACCGGGTACGGCTCGGTGATGCTCGTCGACGCGGGCATCGCCCTGTTCGCCCACCGGAACCGCGGGCGCATGATCCTCGACCTGGCCGCGGGGGCCGGGGCCGTCGCGCTGGGAGCGGTCCTGAGCACGTTCTTCAGCACGTTCACCCTGGCGCTGGTGCTGGGCACCGTCGTCTTCGTCCTGGTCGGGATCCTGGTGGCCGGCTGA